The following DNA comes from Vairimorpha necatrix chromosome 5, complete sequence.
TCGCTGCATTTTATAGAAGACGAAATCGGATGATGAGTAATCCCATCCCACAGAGTACTAAAAAAGATGATTTGTATATGGAATGTACTGATGAATACAATACTTATTATAACAACATTCTTTATCTTGGTAAGAAAAAGAGTCCACTCAGAATTTTATCTGAATTGGCTTATTTAGATTAttatagaaataatttagttAAAGAAGAGGAGTttgaaaaaagaatttgtgTTTTTGGTCATAAAGgatgtaaaaaaaaggaatgTTGGGTTGAAAAATGTAGGAATTGCAGCGATAAAGCGTGTCCTACGTGTGCTTCAAATAAagttaatattattaacgAGTATTTTAGTGCTAATGATGATGATGATTTAGATATTGAACATTATAAGAAAAGACATCTtgattaaatttagaaaatatttttctgataaattaaaaaaaactatttagaCTTTAAAAAGTCccctaaaaatatattttagtatattttgataaattaaaaagtacaTAAATgaacatttttttgttaaaaattttaatttatttttagtatttagatcataaatgataaattaatatttattaaaattgtcaaatttattatagaattaaattttagatattattttaagatAGATTTGACTTTTCAAATTAAGTATCTTAAATAAAGCACAAAATTCATGACCCAAAATAAATACGGGTAGGATATAATACCTTTTAAAGTACgattaataattaaaataatattgaatataaataaataatatcttttaagaaaagaatatgccgaatttgttttttataaacaaattgtTGTCGTTAATTTCCTaagttaaaattttttattctattattataaaaggGTATTTTTCTGTACAATAACTGAAAAATTCAGTATAAATTCCTTCATAAACTCTACTAATATTGAAACCTCTTCTAAATTTACCTCGTtattattctttaaaaGTATATTAGGCATCATCACAGTAGAAATTCCTTCCATGTCCATATTTGTGGTATAATCTTTTCCGTCATTTGTTGCAATATCGTGTaccaaatataaaaagtaaatgGTAGCCTCTAAGAGATGCCTATTATATTTTGGtaaagataaatataaataatggTATAGACTAAGTCTCTCATTTTTGTCTTCTAATTTACTAAATTTCAAGATTATAGGTAGAAAAGACTCTGGTATAACTGTCTGCTTATAACTTCTTAATACTTCCTTAAAAGCAGTAGTCAAATCtataacattaaaattttctgcGAGATTATctcttatttctttaaatgaGACTCTATTATAAATACCTTCTTCTAACATATTTACACATTCTTTGACTGTAGCCATAGAATTTCGTACTCTAAATAAACCTCCCACTTTTATGTCCAACGAGAGAATTGTCTCTGTcaaagtataaaaatttaaaggaaCGAAAACATTCCTCTGGCCATATTTCAAAGTTGTCGCTATCCagaattttatatcatCTTTAGCAAATGAAACTACTGGATACATCCACCTTCCTAAAATTGTCTGGTtcaatttagaaatttcaatGTAACTTAATGAATTGAAAATTGTAGTTTTATGCGTATTTAAGAAGTCTTTTTTGTATGTAATAAATTCAATGTCTTCTAAATCATTAATTGTTGTCATGTCTTTTTTCTCTAACCtggtttttatttcatcCATCATCCTATTTCAAATTTCCTTTTTGTTTACAATTTTgcaaaattgtaaaatattggaaaaaaataattttatgcaaattttctttatttatatttttaaaaatgagtTTGTTTGTCAAACAACAAATTactagaaaatatattttctctGTAAACctgtaaaataaatcaattATTGTTTTTCGAAACATTAAACAACATTTTCaataaacttttatattacTAAAGATGCAGTCTAGATTTgagaaataagaaaatatgactttcttacaaatataatgggactaaaacataaattaaTCCACAAGAATAGCTCCTTATGTAATTACATGGGTTGGAGTGGTGACCAAATATCACAGAAAGTACATCAGGAAGCTGGAAATCCAACCTTATCTAGAAGCATACATCCAGTCTTTTGTTTGCTAAACTCTAGAATCCATCTTCTCTTATTACGACGAAGATACGATTAAAGAGATGCAGGAGAGGACGAAATAACCAGAGCAGTGTGCACTTTAGCAAATATGGCAACTGTCAAAGGAAACGTGTCGTTGAAGAAGAATGAAGCAGAAAAATCGTAGTTACAAAACGAAAATAATTCCGCAGAAACTTTAGTCTTGAAGAGCTAAATCCCATGAGCGATATCAGGACAAGCCGTCCTACAAATATCTTAAGACGAAATTTAACTtcataaacaatttattgttaattAAGACTACCTAAATTACCCTTGTGGGTCTGAACATGAGAATTTGCGACATAAACCGAAGAATGCGCCTAAAAAGGCTGCATTTTATGACATAAGTGCTTCACTTAGTATAATAAGGCGTAGTTCCTTAATATTGTGCATGAGGCCCTGCATGCACATCCCCCTTACTAAATTTtgcatatttatttagattctgaattattattttatttcttatttatatattcgACCATGCTcttaatttctttcttaGTAATTTTAAGATTAAATTTACCCACaagtttatttaaattttcttcatttatcTCCAAATTTAAGATGTCTTCctctttaaatttataatttcttttaaatatttcgtATATTTCGCTTTCTTCTTTTGTTAAAAAGCCTTTTTTCTCTGTATCAAATAATTCGTGATAATCTTCGTCGTtcatttttgattttttctcgatatttttttcgtcgttcaattttgattttttttcatcatTTCTTTGTTCgcctaattttttttccttaTTTCTTTcctcttttaattttgcttTTCTTTTCATCCCCCAGGACATGAAAAggataattaaaaataaagaatacgaagaaaataaaaagaaagaattagAGTTTGAAGAAGTCACTTCCAAATTTATAGCAGaagaaagaattaaaatggAAGGAAGAATCTGTAATAGTTATGATAAGATATTTGATGATGAagtaaaagaaataagaatGTATAAGCAGTTTTTATCAGATTATGAgtataacaataaatttaagattGATAATGCGGAAGTAGAAGACGACATAGAAATAATAAGcaaattgtaaattaataaataatttttataaaattgtagTGTGCATCAtggcaatttttttattattttatgcatttaaaaattttggattataaaatttctgcATGACTTTTTGTTGTGcctaataaaatttttgcataaaaagtttgtttcgttttaaaaaagtttatgcgtaaaataatttttttatgcattataaaaattctgcatgaattttttattgcactataaatttttttgttcagGTACtttagtttatttttttttaatcatatTCAAAATACTCTATCTTTTTCTCTATAAATATCTCATACAAGATTATTCTTCTATAATTCTTCATgtctttataaataaaattattataatccTTTACTCTCTGCTTAGCGTACATCAGTGTAAACACCCCACAATCATGTCCATTATCTtgttttcttatattttctatataaatttgagaCACTGATAATTCTTCATTATAAATTCTCTTATATTCTGACTCTATAAATTCAGAAAGATTTTCTAGTACCGAATCACTAGAGCCGCCTAAGGAATCTCTGTAttctaatttcttctttaagACATCATAACACACAAAGACCCAGTGATTATGTAAATGAACagggaaaaataataatctatactcaaatatattaatattagatGTATATTTCGACACTCGCTCTATGCCGCCCTTCCTTAAATTTGTGTAAAAATACGAGCtgaaaatgtaaatttcaGGATCGTACTCGTGTAGAAATTCCATGTAagaatttataatcttGTCATTTAACCAATGCGGGCCTAAAAGCAGAGAGACGTCTTCATGGCGCATTTCATAATTCTGGATATTTACAGGGAGCTTGAGAGTAGGCAAAATTGCCTTAATTTTGACAATCATTTTGTCGtacttttcttttttatcgCTGCGatcttttatatctttttttgaaaattttttatttagcaTTGATTTCTCGAAGTCACTGGTGAAACTTGTAGATTTATTAGTACAGTTTTTTAAAGGAGAATTATAATTTGACGACGATTGACTTTCCAAAATCGAATCATCAttagtttttaaaagagAATTATTGGTTTTCAATAATGAATCATTATTATCAGAAAATTCTGTGCCTTTTATTGACTCGTCtgcatttataaattcatcATGTTTCAATTCTATTTCTGTAGAGGATTCTGTAGTAGACATTGTTTGTTTTTCATCTgataatattattgttttatcaTTACAATCATACTCTGAACTTTCATTGTGTTCAATAGGCTCCAATTCTTCAagagaagattttttatttggatTGTACAACtcagaagaaaaagaatcagaatcaaaaaatcgcggaatatttttatcaaaattgacaatattatttgcattattttttgaacttAAAGATTCAAAAacattgtatttttttatatttcttttagcTTCGTCTTtattattcataaaaaGGATAATTTCAAGGGccctttttaaaaagtcaACAAGAACAAAATGCGTCCGATGAGGagaaattttgaataataaaatagacTTGTACTGTGAGATTCTTACTCCCAATAAACTTATTGgaatgtttattttctgATTTAAGGAAAATATATACcaacaatttaaaaattccgcccagaaattttaagcataataaataaagacacGGTTAATAACCCGAGGAGAGACATCATCGTACTGACACAAAATAGCCTACATTGTTATAAACATAGCCCCTTGCATCACCAGCCCGGCATTTTATGGTCAATTTtgacaattttatttttaacagCTTGTTAAAATAGAACTAGGTGGATGGTCAAACTATCTAGTTGCTTCATTGATTTTGCTCAAAAATCTTATGAATCATGCCAAGGctctttatatttatatcaaaCCTAATAAATGAGAGTAACATTGAGACTGTTAAATTTATGGTTTACAGGTGCATTTTCTAATTAGACATTAATCTATCTATGGAAAACCAtacatgtttttataaaaaataatatcgaGACTTTAATACGCCTTAATAACAAGGTACGCAGCTTTTTATATagcaaaaatgaaatataattaaaatattatttttaataaattagtttattttaaacatCAAAGTTTGgatgaataaaataaatattttcacttataaataaaactcCTTCATGACTTACCAAATAATCAATCACTTTATCTGCTAGTTCTTTCTCAGCGTAAAATTCATCTTCTGTCTCCAAAGTATCTTCAATTTGTTCAATATAACAACTTATcaaatcttctttattcATTCCTTCCCTAGtcttaattaaataaacaatctGATTGGTAATTCGCACCAAATcattagaatttattttagtcTGTCCAGTCTCCTTTGATTCAACTCCTATTTCAATGTCTTCGCCTTTTATCTCGATCACGCTACTAGAAATTAGACGGAAAGCTTCTTCAACATAACATTCTCTAACTTCAGAGTCGCAGTGTAACTTGGCCAAGGCTTCACTAAGTCTTATCATACTTTCTAAATGACGTACTgtcattttataattactaTTATTTATCAAACTATCTTGtctgatttttatatatttctcTACTAATTTCTTATGAACTTCTTCGTTCAAAAGAGGTTTCTGTTTCCTTGCGTAGCGAATGAACAATTTGACTTGTTCAAGTGTAAAATAACTGTCACTCATGTTAATTTCAGAAGAAAGAAGatgattatttaaaatgtgCATACTGACATTTCTATCATTTTCCAAGTCTACATCGTCTATTAAGAcgaaatataaatcaaatCTGCTCATAATAGGCTGActcaaatttatattctgTTTTAATGTCTTACGCTTGTCGTATCTTCCTTTGATAGGATTTGCGGCCGCCAAAATACTAGTACGAGAATTTAGAGTGGCATTTATACCTGCTTTGGCTATCGTAATAGTCTGCTGTTCCATAGCTTCATGAATACTCACTTGATCTTTATAATtcattttatcaaattcgTCTATACAACAAATACCATTATCACTTAACATTAGAGCACCCGCTTCTATTGACATTTCCCCCGTTTCGCCGTCTCTTATGACGCAGGCCGTTAGACCGGCGGCGCTGCTACTTTTGCCAGAAGTGTAAACACTTCTTGATAAAATCCCCGATGTTTGTTTAAGGAACTGCGATTTCGCAGTTCCTGGATCTCCGACCAGTAAAATGTTAATATCTCCTCTTAATTTGACACCACTTtcagttttttttgtaactCCACCtattaaaagtaaaagTATCCCATTTTTTATCGAAAAATGTCCATGTATCGAAGGAAACAAACTCTGAGACAATTTgtaatacaaatttttagtagATTTCATTTCTTCTATAACTTTCAATTCTTCAttagtaaaattattagtATCATCTTCTTCTTTCGTATTGACGTGTGTACACATAAAACTTAACTTATAGTTCaaatctttaatatttatatttcttttagaTCTCATGTTGTCGGCCACGCCTTCCTGCACGGGCATACTTTTAGATTGTGGTAACATTAATTGGATAACATCAGGAACAACTATCAAATATCcagtaaaaattaatttttcacCAGCTCTGATTTTTTCTACTAAATCATTTCGTACAATGACGTCTATATTTCTAGGCAGTGAACCCGGTGGTATTTCGTCAGTATTTTCTTGTACGTGTATTCGTTGCCAATTTGAAAATTCACTTTCGTCGATGTCAAGTCGCCACAATTTACGATTAGTACAAAGATGATTTGGACAAACAAGTGGTTCagtatatttaaattcttgTTCTACTTCTGGTACAACAGAATTACAttctttacaaataaatgtaCCAGAAACTAATTCTGGTCTAACTTGTGTAGTTCTTGTTGATGTGCCACTAAAAGAAACAAGTTGGCCTAGTTTGTTAGATTTTAGATCTCGGattttataacaaaaatcCAAGTTACAAAAAGAAtgatttttgatttttttgttaaaattttttaaagaaaatttttccAAAGATTTGTTGATGGATGGGATTACTTGGCCATATTTCTGCATTATATTTACGTATAAGTCTTCATTAAAATCGTGTAGATCTTGTGTGTCGATTACTAGGGTTtgttcatttttttgtataacattttctaaaagaattttattttttggaaTTGCTTCTAGAAATTCAAGAAAAGAGTTTTCTACGTTTACAGACATTTAAAGAaggacaaaaaaataattaaaaaaaggagattactttttttaactAGATTTAACAGAattcaaaagaaaaatattgtttatagaaaaaaaaattgatcaaataaaacatcataaaaaacaaggGAATATGTCAAATGAATGATCAAATTAAACATtagacaataaaaaatacaatcaattaatcttctttatttttaagatatGGAATAACATACATTTGATTAAAACacaataaaactataaaagtataaatGACTGTATAAAGCACAAGAGCTGGAGCTCTTACAAAAAACATAGTAGGAATAAAAGGTATAGAAACAAAATGACCAATAAAActtaatatgaaaaatattgttacaatctgtaaaataaaaaatcccATAAAACTTCTCATTTTCGTATGACATTCCAATggacaaatttttttgtttttcatttttttttattgacggttattaatttctttttttttttaatttttttttttgccctcTAAATGaaagtaaattttaattacatAACTCCTGTACCACAAAACACTTCTTTAATTGACATTGCTCTTAGTAAAACTCAAAAACGATCTCCTACCGTAGTACATCCCCAATATTCAATAGTAAGAATCCGAAAATTTTACATGCACAAAGTTAAAAAAGCCGGCGAAGAATTCAAATTGAGACTTGAAACAATAGTCAAGGAATTTCCTAGACTTGAAGATATTCATCCATTTTATTCTGATcttataaatgttttatatgataAAGATCATTACAAATTGGCACTTGGCCACGTGAGCTCAACTAGAAAAGTTTGCGAAGGAATTGTTAAAGAATTTGTTAAGTTATTGAAATATGGAGACACGCTTTACAGATGTAAACAACTTAAAAGAGGAGCACTTGGAAGAATGGCCAGTgcatgtaaaaaattagataaGACTCTTACTTATCTAGAAGAGGTAAGAATGCATTTGGGACGTCTTCCTTCTATAGATCCGAATTCTAGATCTTTACTAATTTGTGGATTTCCTAATGTTGGAAAAagttcttttataaataaaattagtCGGGCTGACGTAGAAGTCCAGCCGTACGCTTTTACTACTAAAAGTTTGTATGTTGGCCATTTtgattataattatttgaaTTGGCAAGTTATTGATACGCCGGGGATTTTAGATCACGAGTTAGAAGATAGAAATACGATAGAAATGTTGTCTATTACTGCTTTGGCTCATATAAAAGCAgtagttttatattttttcgacTTAAGTGGCAATTGTGGTCATAATATTGATGAacaaatttctttatttaacaCACTCAGTCCACTTTTAGATTCTAAAATTGTGATTGTTTTAAGCAAATGcgatttattaaaacttgATAATGTCcaagatttaaaagataaagatcttcttaaaaattttttacaagataaaatttttatagaaatttcTACACAAGATGAATTTAATGTAGAAAGAGCCAAGAAGTTAGCTTGTGACattttattagaagaaAGAGTAGATAGGAAATTAGAAAATGAGAagataaaagaatatataaatagaaTTACTATGTCAAAATCCAGAtatcaaaaagaaaaagaacCACCCAGAGAAATTAAAAGGGAAATAGAAGAGTTAAATAATGAACAAGaaagatatttttgtaaagaagaatataaatatgatcAAATTCCcgaaattataaatggtaaaaatttttgcgATTTTATAGATGACGACATAGTAAGGAAATTGAATGAAAtggaagaagaagaagataaaATGTTTGCGATTTATACTAAGaattatgatattttgACTAAAGAACAAAGAGAAGATATGAAGAAgatttatgataaaatagaagaaaaaaagatagaGAGAGAATTAAGGAAGACAAACAAAGTCCCGAGATCCAAACAAATTAATCGTAAGAATACACAAATTGTGAAGGTTAATCGAAGAGACAGAATACCAGTGCATTTGGCGAATGATAAGAAGCCTGACAGGAGTAAA
Coding sequences within:
- a CDS encoding Rho GTPase activating protein, translating into MDEIKTRLEKKDMTTINDLEDIEFITYKKDFLNTHKTTIFNSLSYIEISKLNQTILGRWMYPVVSFAKDDIKFWIATTLKYGQRNVFVPLNFYTLTETILSLDIKVGGLFRVRNSMATVKECVNMLEEGIYNRVSFKEIRDNLAENFNVIDLTTAFKEVLRSYKQTVIPESFLPIILKFSKLEDKNERLSLYHYLYLSLPKYNRHLLEATIYFLYLVHDIATNDGKDYTTNMDMEGISTVMMPNILLKNNNEVNLEEVSILVEFMKEFILNFSVIVQKNTLL
- a CDS encoding nucleolar GTP-binding protein 1 (GTPBP4), with amino-acid sequence MKVNFNYITPVPQNTSLIDIALSKTQKRSPTVVHPQYSIVRIRKFYMHKVKKAGEEFKLRLETIVKEFPRLEDIHPFYSDLINVLYDKDHYKLALGHVSSTRKVCEGIVKEFVKLLKYGDTLYRCKQLKRGALGRMASACKKLDKTLTYLEEVRMHLGRLPSIDPNSRSLLICGFPNVGKSSFINKISRADVEVQPYAFTTKSLYVGHFDYNYLNWQVIDTPGILDHELEDRNTIEMLSITALAHIKAVVLYFFDLSGNCGHNIDEQISLFNTLSPLLDSKIVIVLSKCDLLKLDNVQDLKDKDLLKNFLQDKIFIEISTQDEFNVERAKKLACDILLEERVDRKLENEKIKEYINRITMSKSRYQKEKEPPREIKREIEELNNEQERYFCKEEYKYDQIPEIINGKNFCDFIDDDIVRKLNEMEEEEDKMFAIYTKNYDILTKEQREDMKKIYDKIEEKKIERELRKTNKVPRSKQINRKNTQIVKVNRRDRIPVHLANDKKPDRSKEKSRFDTKGHYERKPKHFFRFKGKNNRR
- a CDS encoding sumo-specific peptidase 1 (SENP1), whose product is MNNKDEAKRNIKKYNVFESLSSKNNANNIVNFDKNIPRFFDSDSFSSELYNPNKKSSLEELEPIEHNESSEYDCNDKTIILSDEKQTMSTTESSTEIELKHDEFINADESIKGTEFSDNNDSLLKTNNSLLKTNDDSILESQSSSNYNSPLKNCTNKSTSFTSDFEKSMLNKKFSKKDIKDRSDKKEKYDKMIVKIKAILPTLKLPVNIQNYEMRHEDVSLLLGPHWLNDKIINSYMEFLHEYDPEIYIFSSYFYTNLRKGGIERVSKYTSNINIFEYRLLFFPVHLHNHWVFVCYDVLKKKLEYRDSLGGSSDSVLENLSEFIESEYKRIYNEELSVSQIYIENIRKQDNGHDCGVFTLMYAKQRVKDYNNFIYKDMKNYRRIILYEIFIEKKIEYFEYD
- a CDS encoding DNA replication licensing factor MCM6, producing the protein MSVNVENSFLEFLEAIPKNKILLENVIQKNEQTLVIDTQDLHDFNEDLYVNIMQKYGQVIPSINKSLEKFSLKNFNKKIKNHSFCNLDFCYKIRDLKSNKLGQLVSFSGTSTRTTQVRPELVSGTFICKECNSVVPEVEQEFKYTEPLVCPNHLCTNRKLWRLDIDESEFSNWQRIHVQENTDEIPPGSLPRNIDVIVRNDLVEKIRAGEKLIFTGYLIVVPDVIQLMLPQSKSMPVQEGVADNMRSKRNINIKDLNYKLSFMCTHVNTKEEDDTNNFTNEELKVIEEMKSTKNLYYKLSQSLFPSIHGHFSIKNGILLLLIGGVTKKTESGVKLRGDINILLVGDPGTAKSQFLKQTSGILSRSVYTSGKSSSAAGLTACVIRDGETGEMSIEAGALMLSDNGICCIDEFDKMNYKDQVSIHEAMEQQTITIAKAGINATLNSRTSILAAANPIKGRYDKRKTLKQNINLSQPIMSRFDLYFVLIDDVDLENDRNVSMHILNNHLLSSEINMSDSYFTLEQVKLFIRYARKQKPLLNEEVHKKLVEKYIKIRQDSLINNSNYKMTVRHLESMIRLSEALAKLHCDSEVRECYVEEAFRLISSSVIEIKGEDIEIGVESKETGQTKINSNDLVRITNQIVYLIKTREGMNKEDLISCYIEQIEDTLETEDEFYAEKELADKVIDYLVSHEGVLFISENIYFIHPNFDV